A section of the Oryza sativa Japonica Group chromosome 1, ASM3414082v1 genome encodes:
- the LOC4326356 gene encoding uncharacterized protein, giving the protein MDRGGRPGWLPSLGFAFLSFNCGMAIYRSSSDPSAVAFVVVAYLALIALFRCLHLLERAPAGGQARASMKAAVWGLSTLLTLMFSYKVAAIMPLWGAAGVWVMGLGTIVAGFYAFFVHREAP; this is encoded by the coding sequence atggatcGCGGCGGCCGCCCGGGGTGGCTGCCGTCGCTGGGGTTCGCGTTCCTGAGCTTCAACTGCGGCATGGCGATCTACCGCTCCAGCAGCGACCCCTCCGCGGTggccttcgtcgtcgtcgcctacCTCGCGCTCATCGCGCTCTTCCGCTGCCTCCACCTGCTGGAGCGCGCCCCCGCGGGGGGGCAGGCCCGGGCGTCGATGAAGGCGGCGGTGTGGGGGCTCTCCACGCTCCTCACGCTCATGTTCTCCTACAAGGTCGCCGCCATCATGCCGCTCTGGGGCGCCGCGGGCGTCTGGGTGATGGGGCTCGGCACCATCGTCGCCGGCTTCTACGCCTTCTTCGTGCACCGCGAGGCCCCCTAG
- the LOC4326358 gene encoding D-amino-acid transaminase, chloroplastic has product MGSYVQGEDEVPVYESGAEIVQKLQEKWKSTAAPFPAMYSSVLGGIILDPAMMSVPLDDHMVHRGHGVFDTAMILDGHLYELDPHLDRFLRSAAKARIGTPFPRDTLRSILVQMTAASNCRRGSIRYWLSAGGGDFLLSSAGCAGPAFYAVVIPTDYSQCRHGVRAVTTSVPMKPPLFATMKNVNYLPNVLSIMDAEDRGAFASVWVDGEGNVAEGPMVNVAFVTAAGELVLPAFDKILAGCTAKRLLALAPRLVESGLLKAVTTRHIAADEAKRCSAEMAFVGSGLPVLPIVEWDDQLIGDGKVGKTMMALSDLLWEDMKSGPDRIAVPYK; this is encoded by the exons ATGGGCTCCTACGTTCAAg GCGAGGATGAGGTTCCCGTGTACGAATCTGGAGCAGAG ATCGTCCAGAAGCTGCAGGAGAAATGGaagtcgacggcggcgccgttcCCGGCGATGTACTCGAGCGTGCTCGGCGGCATCATCCTGGACCCGGCGATGATGTCCGTCCCGCTCGACGACCACATGGTCCACCGCGGCCACGGCGTGTTCGACACCGCCATGATCCTCGACGGCCACCTCTACGAGCTCGACCCGCACCTCGACCgcttcctccgctccgccgccaagGCCCGCATCGGCACCCCGTTCCCGCGCGACACGCTCCGCAGCATCCTCGTCCAGATGACGGCGGCGTCCAACTGCCGGAGGGGGTCCATCCGCTACTGGctcagcgccggcggcggcgacttccTCCTGTCCTCCGCCGGCTGCGCCGGGCCGGCGTTCTACGCCGTCGTCATCCCGACCGACTACTCCCAGTGCCGCCACGGCGTGCGCGCGGTGACCACGTCGGTGCCCATGAAGCCGCCGCTGTTCGCCACCATGAAGAACGTCAACTACCTCCCCAACGTGCTGTCCATCATGGACGCCGAGGACCGCGGCGCGTTCGCGTCGGTGTGGGTGGACGGCGAGGGCAACGTCGCCGAGGGGCCCATGGTGAACGTGGCGTTCGtcacggccgccggcgagctggtgcTCCCGGCGTTCGACAAGATCCTCGCCGGGTGCACCGCCAAGCGGCTGCTCGCGCTGGCGCCGAGGCTGGTGGAGTCCGGCCTCCTCAAGGCCGTCACCACCCGCCacatcgccgccgacgaggccaAGCGCTGCTCCGCCGAGATGGCGTTCGTCGGCAGCGGCCTCCCCGTCCTGCCCATCGTCGAGTGGGACGACCAGCTCATCGGCGACG GGAAGGTGGGGAAGACGATGATGGCGCTGTCGGATCTGCTCTGGGAGGACATGAAATCGGGGCCGGACAGGATCGCAGTCCCGTACAAGTGA
- the LOC4326359 gene encoding uncharacterized protein At4g28440 yields MSTPAAGEKPALRKPVFTKVDQLKPVTSGHTLTVKVVSATPVPGRARPGVAAPSRPPRIAECLIGDETGAIVFTARNEQVDLLKPGATVIMRNAKIDMFKGSMRLAVDKWGRIEATEPASFTVKEDNNLSLVEYELVNVTE; encoded by the exons atgtCGACCCCCGCCGCGGGCGAGAAGCCGGCGCTGAGGAAGCCGGTGTTCACCAAGGTCGACCAGCTCAAGCCGGTCACCAGCGGCCACACCCTCACCGTCAAGGTCGTCAGCGCCACCCCCGTCCCGGGCCGCGCGCGGCCGGGCGTCGCCGCCCCGTCCCGCCCCCCGCGCATCGCGGAGTGCCTCATCGGCGACGAGAccggcgccatcgtcttcaCCGCCCGCAACGAGCAAG TTGACTTGTTGAAGCCTGGTGCTACAGTGATCATGCGCAATGCCAAAATCGACATGTTCAAAGGCTCAATGAGGCTTGCGGTGGACAAGTGGGGGCGTATAGAGGCTACAGAACCTGCCAGCTTTACTGTTAAGGAGGACAACAACTTGTCACTAGTAGAGTATGAGTTGGTTAACGTGACCGAGTAA
- the LOC4326360 gene encoding probable metal-nicotianamine transporter YSL1, which yields MADPAGAGGEQEAPSVEAAFAGQPPPPWWQQVTVRAVAVSVVLGTLFSFMAMRTGLTAGFVPSFNMSASLLSFFIIKSWTRLMARCGVASQPFTRQENVVVQTCVISCATLSIYGGFTSYLLAMNETVAKAAGGGTDGRNVYTLHTGKIVAFLFLVTFSSLFCTLPLRNTMIVDYKLIYPSGSAVAGIVNSFHTPKGATKAKLQVNAMFKSVAGSFAWAFFQWFYTGGDGCGFHAFPLFGLEAYKEKFYFDFSASLVGVGMICPHLINFSMLLGSISSSGFIWPALQAKQGEWYTDPSPTSFKGINGYKVPMGVSMVLGDCLFQLGAITVKAVQHYRKGRQEQKLAVDGAADDGGGGCVPDDDDENKWHATYDERRRNQVFLSDGIPDQFAVAGYVALAALSTALVPRIFPQIRYHHVAVCYAVAPLLAFCNSYTSGLMDWSLATVYGKLAIFVVGASVGAASGGVIAGLAACGVMMVVIGDAAELMHDFKTAYLTLTSPVSMFASQAIGTALGCVVNPAVFLAFRWLAGAEHPPGDPRSAYAAPMAVAYRGIAVLGVEGVGTLPRHAIALCAACFAAAVFLDTAGAAARAARWRVGGWVPNPMAMAIPFFVGPTFAIDMCVGSLLLMAWRRADRQGAATLAVVVASGLICGEGLWTLPSAVLAMLKVQPPICMKFLSRSQIQEVRQHFVLGAADIQPAVTLTHHHHQ from the exons ATGGCAgaccccgccggcgccggcggcgagcaggaggcgccgtcggtggaggcggcgttcgcggggcagccgccgccgccgtggtggcaGCAGGTGACGGTGCGGGCGGTGGCCGTGAGCGTGGTGCTCGGCACGCTGTTCAGCTTCATGGCGATGCGGACCGGCCTCACCGCCGGCTTCGTGCCGTCGTTCAACATGTCGGCGAGCCTCCTCAGCTTCTTCATCATCAAGTCGTGGACGCGGCTGATGGCACGCTGCGGCGTCGCCTCCCAGCCCTTCACAAGGCAGGAGAACGTCGTGGTGCAGACATGCGTGATCTCCTGCGCCACATTGTCAATCTACG GTGGTTTCACGAGCTACCTGCTGGCGATGAACGAGACGGTGGCcaaggcggccggcggaggaACGGACGGCCGGAATGTGTACACGTTGCACACCGGGAAGATCgtggccttcctcttcctcgtcacCTTCTCCAGCTTGTTCTGCACTCTGCCGCTGAGGAAT ACAATGATCGTGGACTACAAGCTGATATACCCATCTGGTTCAGCCGTTGCCGGCATCGTCAACAGCTTCCACACACCCAAGGGAGCAACAAAAGCCAA ATTGCAGGTCAATGCGATGTTCAAATCCGTGGCCGGGAGCTTCGCGTGGGCGTTCTTCCAGTGGTTCTACACGGGGGGAGACGGGTGCGGGTTCCATGCTTTCCCGCTGTTCGGGCTCGAGGCGTACAAGGAGAAGTTCTACTTCGACTTCTCGGCgagcctcgtcggcgtcggcatgATCTGCCCCCACCTGATCAACTTCTCCATGCTCCTTGGGTCCATCTCCTCTTCCGGGTTCATCTGGCCCGCGTTACAGGCGAAGCAAGGGGAATGGTACACCGATCCTTCCCCGACCAGCTTCAAGGGAATCAATGGATACAAG GTGCCCATGGGGGTATCCATGGTGCTCGGGGATTGCCTGTTCCAGCTAGGCGCCATCACTGTCAAGGCGGTGCAGCACTACCGCAAGGGGCGGCAGGAGCAGAAGCTCGCCGTCGATGGCGCGgccgatgacggcggcggcggctgtgtccccgacgacgacgacgagaacaaGTGGCACGCCACGTACGACGAGCGGCGCAGGAACCAGGTGTTCCTGAGCGACGGGATCCCCGACCAATTCGCCGTCGCCGGGTACGTCGCGCTGGCGGCGCTCTCGACGGCGCTGGTGCCGCGCATCTTCCCGCAGATCCGGTACCACCACGTCGCCGTCTGCTACGCGGTGGCGCCGCTCCTGGCGTTCTGCAACTCGTACACCTCCGGGCTGATGGACTGGTCGCTGGCGACGGTGTACGGGAAGCTCGCCATCTTCGTGGTCGGCGCGTCGGTCGGCGCCGCGTCGGGCGGCGTGATCGCCGGGCTCGCCGCGTGCGGCGTCATGATGGTGGTCATCGGCGACGCCGCGGAGCTGATGCACGACTTCAAGACGGCGTACCTGACGCTCACCTCGCCGGTGTCCATGTTCGCCAGCCAGGCGATCGGCACGGCGCTCGGCTGCGTCGTCAACCCGGCCGTCTTCCTCGCGTTCCGGTGGCTCGCCGGCGCGGAACACCCGCCGGGCGACCCCAGGTCGGCGTACGCGGCGCCGATGGCCGTCGCCTACCGCGGCATCGCCGTGCTCGGCGTGGAGGGCGTCGGCACCCTGCCGAGGCACGCCATCGCGCTGTGCGCCGCCTGCTTCGCCGCGGCGGTGTTCCTGgacacggcgggggcggcggcgagggcggcgcggtggagggtgGGGGGCTGGGTGCCGAACCCGATGGCCATGGCGATCCCGTTCTTCGTCGGGCCGACGTTCGCCATCGACATGTGCGTCGGCAGCCTGCTGCTGATGGCGTGGCGGAGGGCGGACAGGCAGGGCGCCGCGACGCTGGCCGTCGTGGTGGCGTCCGGGCTCATCTGCGGAGAAGGGCTGTGGACGCTGCCGTCGGCGGTGCTCGCCATGCTCAAGGTGCAGCCGCCCATCTGCATGAAGTTCCTCTCCAGAAGCCAGATCCAGGAGGTGCGGCAGCACTTCGTGCTCGGCGCCGCGGATATCCAGCCCGCGGTGACGCTGacgcatcatcatcatcaatga